A segment of the Triticum urartu cultivar G1812 chromosome 1, Tu2.1, whole genome shotgun sequence genome:
AAGTAGACAATTTGATGATAGCTAATTCTCTCAAGCAATTATTTCAGTCAAAGTTCAGTATGCACACAACTATGTTCAGTTCACGCAAGATTTAGACAAAAAGCAGTCACATATACATATCCTAATGGGGATCTCGGATTCCTCACCGTCTACGAAGTACGCTGAGCAGGGGGTACCCACGAACGGACGCGGCGGCGCTCGTTGTTGCTGGGACGGCGTGAAGTAGGGGGCATCGATGGCCTCCTCTAGCCGTAGTAGAGGTGGGGAGCCTCTGCCGGATCCCTCCAAGGCTGCCCGGTGGTCGGTGCCGACGACCCGTTGGAGGCAAAACTCATCCATGGCGGTTGGAGCGGAGCCGTGGCTGCGGACTAGGCTGGTGGCCGCGAACGCGTTCGTCGCGGGGCTGGAGAGCGATGGGGAAAAGGGAAGCGAGGTGGAAGCCGTAGGCGGCAGATCCGGGCTGCGTGAAGAGACCGCCATGGACCGGCGCAGCGGcagggggtgggggaggggacATAGATCAGCGGCAGGGGAAGGGCGGCCGCGATGGACCAGGCAGGGGTGGGTGTTCGTCTCGCCACCGATGGGGATGTAGTGGAAGAGGGGCGGACATGTTCTGTGAGGGAGAGAGGAGCTTATCCACCTATGTAGTGAGGGAGTTGAGTGTTTGCTCCGGTTGTCCGATTTCTTTTTTTTACGGCAAGTGTTTACAAATCTGGTTCGGTCATATATCAATGGTTGATCTggaggccaactccaacgcacagCCTCAAACGGACATCCGTTTTGTCTGAATTTTGTCCGTTTGAGATGGCAATAAGGTTATGTCCGTCCGAATTTGTGTTTGCGCCGACCAAGCACCCAACGCAGGACGCATTCCAAACAGACAGCTTGGGCCCACAACTCATGTAGCACACGCAGCCGCACCTCGCCGCTCGTAGTCGCACCGTCGTCGCCAGTGGCCATGTTGCGCCGCCCGCAGAAGCACCGTTGTTGTGCCCCGCAGAGCCCGCAGCTGCGCCACCCTGCCGCCCGCAGCACACGCCGTCGCCCTGTCGCGCCTCGCCAGAGCACCGGCCCGCCCGCAACCTCCTCGCCTTTCTCCGGCCACGTCCCGCGCCTGTAGAGCCCCGACCGTGCCCAGTCTGCGAATGGAGTAGAACGAACGCGTCCGGGACAAAAAATGGGGATGCTTGCGCATGTTGGGACGTTGCATGTGTCCGTTTGTCCTCAAAAGATGCGGACGGACAGGATGGGGTCTAGCGTTGAAGTTGGCCTGAAGGTTTTATAATATCTTAACATTATATTTATTCTATGTTGTATTACTATTTGAATTCTGACTCTAATTTATTATGATCATATGACATATTTCAGAACAAAATTAGTTGTCATTTAGTGGACTCGAAACTGAATGATGATAATGTAAGAAATCGGTACTGATCCCACAGATTATATGATTCTGGATAGACTCCCTAAGAATTTACCTACATTAAACACATCATCAAAACTTGAGCTTAACTTGGCAATCGTTTCTTCTTTCACCATCTTGTGCACCAACATGCTTGATGATGTCCCTTTGTTGTAGTAAGCCACATTTTTTCAGATCATTTTGAGCTCTAGCTAATATACTCTTGTGTTATTAAAATTGACATAACTACGATTTCACATAAGTGAATGGGGGAAAAGCTATAATCATTATCATATTATTAGGTTAAATTTGAGACAAATAAGGAACAAATTAAAGAATGATGAATACATGGATGCTGATTGCTTTAATATTGTTGTGCATATATTAGCGTAGCACGGCGTCTAATTTGTTGGAGACATTCCGCTTCACTACATGGTTATTTGGTTTCTAATTTCATGCACTCATGGTGTGATGGTGGGCTACATTTTCCAGTACACAGGGTGATTATTTACACCATAGTCATTTCTATATACGTTGCACATGGTATTTTTTAAATAACAATGATGTATAATGCATATGTAGAATTATATTCGACTGAGGAGGCAAATTTTGGTCATGTTTTGAAATAAGGGAATAAAGCTCTAAACAATATCTCAGCCATGGAACGAAGCATTCAGATTTCATCAATACATGAAACTTTAAGAGAGAATCATCGTCAAAGAACAAATAATAGATAttgtttcttatttttttctaAATATTTTTGTAATTAATTATAATACATTTATGTGACTGTGAATTTCATGTGAAGACATGTGTTCGGATTCACTTCATGGGCACACACTTAAATGGTTCGGGAAAGAACTCGCCATACAAGAAATAAGATTAAAAATGTTTTATTATAGACTATGaaacgtgcgttgcacgtgcacgcTTACTAGTTTCATTATATATTTCATTCATGTCCATCATATGATGAACATACTACCAACACTACAAGATACAAGTAAATGCATGCATGCAATGCATGTTGATATCAGACAGAAAATTAATCGCAATTTCATATCAGACAGAAAATTAATTGCAAGTTGATATCAGACAGAAAATTCATTGTGTGTTGATATTAAGTAGGATACCAATTACGCGTTAATTACATGGATAGTCCATATTTGGTATGTTATTAATTGCACACTAAACATGTTGAGCGCTTGCTATTGGAGCAATataggtcgttggattgacacTGTTTGATGTCTGAGATATGTTGGATCTGACCTTTGTGTCTTTTTatattgttattattattatcattactctataccaatataaaaagactaAAAGGGGCAGATCCAATTAATCCCAGTCATCAAATCATatcaatccaacgacctagactgcttcaatgtcgagcgctcaacacgtttagcgtgtaGTTAATTTCATGCCTAATATAATgttaatcacataataacacgcaaaCAATATTCTATTACTTAATATCcacatgcacttaatatacttcccaattaacgtgcattgcacgtataTATTGACTAGTATTACTAGTAATGCGCACGTGCAACACACATTAATATTAGGAAATGTATTAATTGTACACAGATATTAGGTATGCTATTATTTCTGTGTTACTTCTATGATTAGTGCAATATTTGGTATGATATTAATTGCACGATAAACACTCACCATTAGAGTAGTGCAGGTCGTTGGATTGACTTAGTTTGATGGTCGAGATCAGTTGGATCTGCCtatttgggtctttttatattgatatagatatagatataaaTATAGATAGATTATAGATTATAGAGATACATATGGATACTTCATTCTTAGTCACATTTCTCTCCACGCACTATTACGATTTGTATTGTTCTAGGAAGCATGTATGGTTTAATTTGAAACACGTTTTTATGGTGGTTGAAGAATGCCAAAGTAGTACCAAAACCTTGCTATTTGGGTATGTTATGGGAGACATATTGTGTTTATCTGAGAAGTATTTCACAGGTAATATTGTGCATTGAGACGATAGTGAGTCATTGAAACACTGTTTGATAATTGCTGGAAGCATGAATAAAGTATACCGAAGCATTGTATTGTTCTGCAAAGGACGAAGCACACATGTATACACTTGCAAACTTATTATGCATAAGTTGGAATCAAGTGACATATGATACCAAAGCACATCTGTGGTTCTAAACCAAAGGAAGCACATACATAGGTACCAAGAAACTTAATTTACATAGCCCCGAAACATGGCAAAGAAACGGCTGACGGCAAAGTTCCTGATTCCGGTAGtgataagagaatttacctctaccaccttaggcattggtggtgtattaagaccatgcatttcttcaatatgaggtaaatttttaacatcctcagctttaatacctttttccttcgtagatttctttgcctcttgcatatcttcgggactgagatataatatacccttcttcttcggagtgggtttaggcagTGGTTCAAGAacagtccaatcatcataatttttcaatatgttattcaataattcttcagcttgtccaacagttcgtcccctgaaaacacaaccagcacaactatctaggaagtctctagaagcatcggttagtccattatagaagatatcaagtatttcatttttcttaagaagATGATCAGGAAAAtcattaagtaactggcaaagcctccccaagcttgtgggagactctcttctttagtttgcacaaagttaaatatttcctgtaagacagcttgtttcatatgaacaggaaaatatatttttatagaagtaataaatcatatcctagggactacgcacacaaccaggagcaagagtgttgtaccaagctttagcatcaccctttaatgagaaagaaaataatttgagaataaaataatagcgagttttctcatcatgagtaaaaagggtggctatatcattcaacttagtaagatgtgccacaacagtttcagtttcataaccatggaaatgatcagattcaaccaaagtaattaactctgggtcgacagagaattcataatccttatcatcaataaagataggtgaagtagcaaacttaggatcacatttcattctagcattcaaagatttttctttataccattgtagtaatttctctagatcatctctatcattgcaagcaagaatatctctagttgtttcttcactcataacataacctttcGGTACCTTAgacaattcatatctaggagggctagttctagcaggagtttcagtttcaagctcatcatcagattcaacaacatcatgttgtataactctagcaaattgtttatcaagaaattcaccaagtggcacatcatcattatcaagcaaggtactagcatcatcataagcatcattcattgtagaagtagcatcattaacaacttgcgacatattagaattaatagcatgtggtggagttgcaagtttattcataacagaaggtgaatctaaagcagaactggatggcagttccttacctcctcTCGTCTTTgtgggaaatatcttagtctttggatccttcagattcttcatactaataatatgataataatcccaggtgactcaacaaatataactatgctccccagcaacggcgccagaaaaaggtcttgataagccataagtataggggatcacaacagttttcgagggtaaagttttcaacccaaatttatagattcgacacaaggggagccaaaaatatttgaaggtattagcaactgagttgtcaattcaatcacacctggagattaattatctgcaacaaAGCGATCAGtggcaaagtagtttgatagttttgataatagtgacagcAACAATAGTAACAGTAAGAGTGATAGTAGTAATTTTGTAGAAAGTGTAATAGTGAtaatagcagtagtaacttagcagaaacaatatggaaaagttcatatgcattggatcggtgacttgttggatgatattcatcatgagacagttataacctagggcgataaggcactagctccagttcattgatataatgtaggcatgtattccgtaaatagtcatacatgcttttttaaagaacttgcatgacatcttttgtcctaccctcccgtggggcctccttttaatagagaaccagaacaaagcattaacacatagtgaatacatgaactcctcaaactacggtcatcaccgggagtgggcccggttattgtcacaccggggttgccggatcataaaatgtagtaggtgactatgacttgcaagatcggatctagaacatggatataattatgaattcataaacggttcagatctgaaatcatggcacccggggcccaaagtgacaagcattaagcatagcaaagtcatagcaacatcaatataGGAACATattggatactagggatcaggccctaacaaaactaactcgattacatgatgaatctcatccaactcctcactgaccagcgagcctacgaaggaattactcactctcggtggggagcatcatggaattggtgatggagaagggttggtgatgacgaagaacgaagacccccctctccggagccccaaacagactccagatctgccctcccgaggaagaacagggattggcagcggctccgtctcatggatcgcgataattctttctcgcTTTTTTTCTCCGGAAATAGGGATTTATAGTGCCAGGGTTcaggtctgcggggccaccaggtgggtacaacccccctgggcgcgccaggagaggggggtgcgccctggtgggttgtgcccacccaggggcccctctccggtaggtcttggctccagaattttttatatattgtataaaaattcctcgcaaagtttcgttccattccgagaacttttatttctgcacaaaaacaacaccatgatagttctacagaaaacaacgtcagtccggggttagttccattcaaatcatgcaaattagagtccaaaacaagaggaaaagcgtgagaaaaggtagatacgttggagacgtatcagtaccaCTATAGTTTGTCAACCGATCAACCACGCCATTTTG
Coding sequences within it:
- the LOC125525231 gene encoding uncharacterized protein LOC125525231 produces the protein MAVSSRSPDLPPTASTSLPFSPSLSSPATNAFAATSLVRSHGSAPTAMDEFCLQRVVGTDHRAALEGSGRGSPPLLRLEEAIDAPYFTPSQQQRAPPRPFVGTPCSAYFVDDVLQAVLPGKKMHITGNLRVEKKNPIQAGALAEDLVGADVVGCGRRRWPTLAGRRWRNSGLAAPTSHCNVRLNGDIEERHRD